Proteins encoded in a region of the Quercus lobata isolate SW786 chromosome 8, ValleyOak3.0 Primary Assembly, whole genome shotgun sequence genome:
- the LOC115955183 gene encoding long chain acyl-CoA synthetase 1-like isoform X2 encodes MKIFSAKVEEGREGLDEKPAVGPVYCNLLSKNEFPPPDPNISTAWDVFREKKPRQICPPQSFHICTIMYTSGTSGDPKGVVLTHENIASFIRRMDLFMAQFEDKMNEDDVYLSFLPLAHILDLMVEEYNGASVGYYHGLCC; translated from the exons atgaagattttttCAGCTAAGGTTGAAGAGGGAAGGGAAGGCCTAGATGAGAAGCCAGCAGTTGGTCCCGTGTATTGTAATTTACTCTCCAAGAATGAGTTTCCTCCACCTGATCCCAATATTAGTACAGCTTGGGATGTTTTCAG GGAAAAGAAACCCCGTCAGATTTGTCCACCTCAGTCTTTCCACATTTGCACAATTATGTACACAAGTGGCACGAGTGGAGATCCTAAAGGTGTTGTGTTAACACATGAGAACATTGCCTCTTTTATAAGACGGATGGATCTATTTATGGCACAATTTGAAGACAAG ATGAATGAAGATGATGTGTATCTTTCTTTCTTGCCCCTGGCTCATATCCTTGATCTCATGGTTGAAGAGTATAATGGTGCTTCTGTTGGCTACTATCATGGGTTATGCTGCTGA
- the LOC115955183 gene encoding long chain acyl-CoA synthetase 1-like isoform X1 — translation MKIFSAKVEEGREGLDEKPAVGPVYCNLLSKNEFPPPDPNISTAWDVFRIKKKPRQICPPQSFHICTIMYTSGTSGDPKGVVLTHENIASFIRRMDLFMAQFEDKMNEDDVYLSFLPLAHILDLMVEEYNGASVGYYHGLCC, via the exons atgaagattttttCAGCTAAGGTTGAAGAGGGAAGGGAAGGCCTAGATGAGAAGCCAGCAGTTGGTCCCGTGTATTGTAATTTACTCTCCAAGAATGAGTTTCCTCCACCTGATCCCAATATTAGTACAGCTTGGGATGTTTTCAG gataaaaaa GAAACCCCGTCAGATTTGTCCACCTCAGTCTTTCCACATTTGCACAATTATGTACACAAGTGGCACGAGTGGAGATCCTAAAGGTGTTGTGTTAACACATGAGAACATTGCCTCTTTTATAAGACGGATGGATCTATTTATGGCACAATTTGAAGACAAG ATGAATGAAGATGATGTGTATCTTTCTTTCTTGCCCCTGGCTCATATCCTTGATCTCATGGTTGAAGAGTATAATGGTGCTTCTGTTGGCTACTATCATGGGTTATGCTGCTGA